The genomic stretch TGTGTTCAAGGCTCCCCTTGAGGGGAGCTGTCGCCGTAGGCGACTGAGGGGTCCCGCTGCGCAGCAGCCTCCCTTCACACTCCCCCTTCCTGTACAGCGCCCCGGCGTGGTGTGGGTGGGCGGGCTACGCTGGCGGCATGAGTGCGGATGGCCTGCCGGAGAAGTTTGACGTGATCGTGCATCCCGCCGCCGAGTTGCGGGGAGAGTTGCGGGCGCAGCCGAGCAAGAACTACACGACGCGGTACCTGCTGGCGGCGGCGCTGGCGGCTGGGGAGTCGCGGGTGGTGGGCGTGGCGACCAGCGAGGACGCCGAAGCGATGCTGCGCTGCCTGGAGGACTGGGGTGCGGGTGTGGAGCTGGTGGGTGGGGACGCCGTGATCCGGGGCTTCGGGAGCAGTCCGCGTGCGGGTGTGACGCTGAATCCGGGGAATGCGGGGGCGGTGGCGCGCTTCCTGATGGGCGTGGCGGCCCTGACGACCGGCACGGCGTTCGTGACGGACTACCCGGATTCGCTGGGCAGGCGGCCGCAGGGGGACCTGCTGGAGGCCCTGTCGCGCCTGGGTGCGCGCGTGCAGAGCCGGGAGGGGACGCTGCCGGTGTCCATCTCGGGTCCGGTGCGGGGCGGCGTGGTGGAGGTCAGTGCGGAGCGCAGCAGCCAGTACGCCAGCGCGCTGATGTTCCTGGGGCCGCTGCTGCCCGGCGGGCTGGAGCTTCGCCTGACGGGGAACATCAAGAGCCACGCGCCGCTGCGGCAGACGCTGGACACCCTGGCGGCGTTCGGGGTGCAGGCGTCCGCCAGTGACGACCTGAGCCGCATCACGATTCCGGGTGGGCAGGCGTACCGGGCGGGCCGCGTGCTCGTGCCCGGGGATTACCCGGGCAGCGCGGCGATTCTCGCGGCGGCGGCCACCCGTCCCGGCGAGCTGCGCCTGTCGAACCTCCGCGAGCACGACCTGCAGGGCGAGCGGGAGGCCCTGGACGTCCTGCGCGAGATGGGCGCCGACCTGACCCGCGAGGGCGACACGGTGGTCGTGCGCGGCGGGCGGCCCCTGCACGCGGTCACGCGCGACGGGGACGGCTTCACGGACGCCGTGCAGGCCCTTACGGCGGCGGCGGCGCTGGCCGAGGGCACGACCACCTGGGAGAACGTGTCCACGCTGCGCCTGAAGGAATGTGACCGCATCAGCGACACGCGCCGCGAACTGGAGGCGCTGGGCCTGACCGTCACCGAGACGCAGGACAGCCTGACCGTCACGGGCACGCCCAGTCTCGCCGGGGGGGTCACGGCCGACGGGCACGGCGACCACCGCATGATCATGCTGCTGACCGTGCTGGGCCTGGGCGCGCAATCTCCCATCCGGATCACGGGCGCGCACCACATCCGCAAGAGCTACCCGATGTTCTTCCGGCACCTCGAAACGCTCGGGGCGAGGTTCGAGTACCCGGAAGCCACG from Deinococcus soli (ex Cha et al. 2016) encodes the following:
- the aroA gene encoding 3-phosphoshikimate 1-carboxyvinyltransferase, whose product is MSADGLPEKFDVIVHPAAELRGELRAQPSKNYTTRYLLAAALAAGESRVVGVATSEDAEAMLRCLEDWGAGVELVGGDAVIRGFGSSPRAGVTLNPGNAGAVARFLMGVAALTTGTAFVTDYPDSLGRRPQGDLLEALSRLGARVQSREGTLPVSISGPVRGGVVEVSAERSSQYASALMFLGPLLPGGLELRLTGNIKSHAPLRQTLDTLAAFGVQASASDDLSRITIPGGQAYRAGRVLVPGDYPGSAAILAAAATRPGELRLSNLREHDLQGEREALDVLREMGADLTREGDTVVVRGGRPLHAVTRDGDGFTDAVQALTAAAALAEGTTTWENVSTLRLKECDRISDTRRELEALGLTVTETQDSLTVTGTPSLAGGVTADGHGDHRMIMLLTVLGLGAQSPIRITGAHHIRKSYPMFFRHLETLGARFEYPEATRA